A window of Chitinophaga sp. MM2321 contains these coding sequences:
- a CDS encoding TlpA disulfide reductase family protein codes for MKISIIGAVMLFPAMLFAQDKKTAAAGKPFTIEGTVTELKDPATIYIRMRKGGESVIDSAQVKDGKFTFSGNLEEPSLASLMLVQKNAEKQVSMSRDMLAVYLDEGMVSINTTDSISKAVVTGSRANDDYRKLQEQLKDVNVKGAALQKKYRELSANKDEEGLKKLEADYDELDAEEKKIEYDFLRKNTASPIAVYVLNQYAGYDLKPAEVAPLFKKINKDAKKSPSGKEFAKRLESARKTAIGQSAIEFAQTDANGKEVKLSSFRGKYVLVDFWASWCGPCRAENPNVVKAYNKFKAKGFEILGVSLDDKKNKWQAAIDADKLTWTHVSDLKGWKNAAAELYGVRAIPQNVLINPKGKIIAKNLRGEALEEKLGEILQ; via the coding sequence ATGAAGATATCGATAATAGGCGCCGTCATGCTTTTCCCAGCAATGTTGTTTGCACAGGATAAAAAAACGGCGGCTGCGGGTAAGCCTTTTACCATAGAGGGAACGGTTACTGAATTGAAGGACCCTGCTACTATATATATCAGAATGCGTAAGGGTGGTGAAAGTGTGATCGATAGTGCGCAGGTGAAAGATGGTAAGTTCACTTTTTCCGGCAACCTGGAAGAGCCTTCACTGGCCAGCCTGATGCTGGTACAGAAGAATGCGGAAAAACAGGTGTCCATGAGCCGTGATATGCTCGCCGTATACCTGGATGAAGGGATGGTGAGTATCAATACCACAGATTCTATCAGCAAGGCCGTGGTAACAGGTTCCAGGGCCAATGATGATTACAGGAAATTACAGGAGCAACTGAAAGACGTGAATGTAAAAGGCGCCGCCCTTCAGAAAAAATACCGGGAATTGTCTGCCAATAAGGATGAGGAAGGATTGAAGAAACTGGAAGCAGACTACGACGAACTGGATGCCGAAGAGAAAAAGATAGAGTATGATTTTCTCCGCAAAAATACTGCTTCCCCTATCGCGGTATATGTATTAAACCAGTATGCCGGTTATGATCTTAAACCCGCTGAAGTAGCTCCCCTGTTTAAGAAAATCAATAAGGATGCAAAAAAATCCCCTTCCGGAAAAGAATTTGCCAAACGCCTGGAATCTGCCAGGAAAACGGCGATAGGCCAGTCTGCTATTGAGTTTGCGCAGACAGATGCGAATGGTAAAGAGGTAAAGCTGTCATCTTTCCGGGGTAAATATGTGTTGGTAGACTTCTGGGCCAGTTGGTGCGGACCCTGCCGTGCAGAGAACCCCAATGTAGTGAAGGCATACAATAAATTCAAAGCAAAAGGATTTGAAATCCTGGGCGTTTCCCTGGATGATAAAAAGAATAAATGGCAGGCGGCTATAGATGCCGATAAACTCACCTGGACGCATGTTTCAGACCTGAAGGGCTGGAAGAATGCGGCAGCTGAACTTTACGGTGTACGCGCCATCCCGCAGAATGTACTGATCAATCCTAAAGGAAAGATCATTGCCAAAAACCTGCGCGGCGAAGCCCTGGAAGAGAAACTGGGAGAAATATTGCAATAA
- a CDS encoding TlpA disulfide reductase family protein, translated as MKQMFLLAAGILLSAGVYAQQVSGTVKGGNGKKIYLFDDQDNNPDDSLLIANEQFSFKVKNGKEPAVYALILQDVNYPMLFVSGNEPVHFTTTTATYPIASAVKGNENTLSMQAYQKAFDPLIKRAQVLNTEASNINPEDEPAKNAFRTKAEQFSKDIVKTGTGFIKEHPKSIASIWLMMNELRSRVEPEEFQRLFASLDKSVQESPYGESVTAYIKSLKANAVDIPADDFSQHNEKGEPVKLSSFRGKYVLVDFWASWCGPCRQENPNVVKAYNKFKDKNFTILGVSLDNDRDRWLRAVKQDGLAWTQVSDLQGWGNEVAVQYGIQSIPANLLIDPDGKIIARNLRGAQLEEKLQELLK; from the coding sequence ATGAAGCAAATGTTCCTGTTAGCCGCAGGTATATTATTATCAGCGGGAGTGTATGCCCAACAGGTATCGGGCACTGTAAAGGGAGGTAACGGTAAGAAAATATACCTGTTTGATGACCAGGATAATAATCCGGACGACTCACTACTTATTGCGAATGAGCAATTCAGCTTTAAGGTAAAGAACGGCAAAGAGCCGGCTGTATATGCCCTGATTCTGCAGGATGTTAATTATCCGATGCTGTTTGTATCCGGTAATGAGCCTGTTCATTTTACAACTACTACCGCCACGTATCCTATTGCTTCGGCAGTAAAGGGTAATGAAAATACATTGAGTATGCAGGCGTACCAGAAAGCATTTGATCCATTGATCAAAAGGGCGCAGGTATTGAATACAGAGGCAAGCAATATCAACCCGGAGGACGAGCCGGCAAAAAATGCTTTCCGTACCAAAGCGGAACAGTTTAGCAAGGATATTGTGAAAACGGGTACTGGCTTCATTAAGGAGCATCCAAAGAGTATTGCCAGCATCTGGTTGATGATGAATGAATTACGCTCCCGCGTGGAACCGGAAGAATTTCAGCGGCTGTTTGCATCACTGGATAAATCCGTTCAGGAAAGTCCGTATGGGGAAAGCGTCACCGCCTATATAAAAAGCCTGAAGGCAAATGCGGTGGATATTCCTGCAGATGACTTTTCGCAGCACAATGAAAAGGGGGAGCCTGTTAAACTGTCATCATTCCGCGGTAAGTATGTATTGGTGGATTTCTGGGCCAGCTGGTGCGGACCATGCCGGCAGGAGAATCCCAATGTAGTAAAGGCTTATAACAAATTCAAGGATAAGAATTTCACGATCCTGGGCGTGTCCCTGGACAACGACCGTGACCGCTGGCTGCGTGCCGTGAAACAAGATGGCCTTGCCTGGACCCAGGTATCCGATTTGCAGGGTTGGGGTAATGAAGTAGCTGTACAGTATGGCATTCAGTCTATTCCGGCTAATCTCCTCATTGATCCGGATGGTAAGATCATTGCCAGGAATCTGCGGGGAGCACAGCTGGAAGAGAAATTGCAGGAGTTACTGAAATAG
- the hisIE gene encoding bifunctional phosphoribosyl-AMP cyclohydrolase/phosphoribosyl-ATP diphosphatase HisIE, with protein MQIDFQKSADGLVPAIIQDPATNKVLMLGYMNQEALDKTLAEKKVTFFSRSKNRLWTKGEESGNFLLLQDIKIDCDHDTLLIKANPVGPVCHTGADTCWDEQNVSNDFLAKLESVITDRKNNPSEKSYTSQLFARGINKMAQKVGEEAVEVVIEAKDNNDNLFLNESADLLFHYLILLQAKGFQLADVIAVLKERHK; from the coding sequence ATGCAGATAGATTTTCAAAAGTCAGCCGATGGCCTGGTACCGGCTATCATTCAGGACCCGGCCACCAATAAAGTGCTGATGCTCGGTTACATGAACCAGGAAGCACTGGACAAAACCCTGGCAGAAAAAAAGGTGACTTTTTTCAGCCGCTCAAAAAACCGCTTATGGACAAAGGGGGAGGAGAGTGGTAACTTCCTGTTGTTGCAGGATATCAAAATCGATTGCGATCATGATACCCTGCTCATCAAAGCCAATCCTGTTGGCCCGGTATGCCATACCGGCGCTGATACCTGCTGGGATGAACAGAATGTAAGCAACGATTTTCTCGCTAAACTGGAAAGTGTTATTACAGACCGTAAAAATAATCCTTCCGAAAAATCCTATACCTCCCAGCTCTTTGCACGCGGCATTAATAAAATGGCGCAGAAAGTAGGGGAAGAAGCGGTGGAAGTGGTGATCGAAGCAAAAGATAATAACGACAACCTGTTTCTCAATGAATCGGCTGATTTGCTGTTCCATTATCTTATCCTGTTGCAAGCCAAGGGATTCCAGCTGGCGGATGTTATAGCAGTGTTAAAAGAAAGACATAAATAG
- the hisF gene encoding imidazole glycerol phosphate synthase subunit HisF has product MLTKRIIPCLDIKDGRTVKGINFENIRDAGDPIELGALYAEQGADELVFLDITATNERRKTLAELVTRIARHVNIPFTVGGGIAAVEDVNILLQSGADKISVNTAAFKNPGLVDTLAREFGSQCIVLAIDTRFEDGDWFVYLNGGRVKTDIKAYDWAREAVNRGAGEILLTSMNNDGTKKGFALDITGKLSQNLNVPVIASGGAGNMEHFVDVFENAQADAALAASIFHYKEIEIPALKTFLYQKGVNVRF; this is encoded by the coding sequence ATGCTGACCAAACGCATCATACCATGCCTGGATATCAAAGACGGACGTACCGTGAAAGGCATTAACTTTGAGAATATACGGGATGCCGGTGATCCGATAGAACTGGGTGCATTGTATGCTGAACAGGGTGCTGATGAACTGGTATTTCTGGATATAACGGCTACGAACGAACGAAGAAAAACATTAGCGGAGCTGGTTACGCGCATTGCCCGTCATGTAAACATTCCGTTTACCGTGGGTGGTGGCATTGCCGCGGTGGAGGATGTAAACATATTACTGCAATCCGGCGCTGATAAAATATCCGTGAACACGGCAGCCTTCAAAAATCCCGGCCTGGTGGATACACTGGCCCGTGAGTTTGGCAGTCAGTGTATTGTATTGGCTATTGATACCCGTTTCGAGGATGGCGACTGGTTCGTATACCTGAATGGAGGCCGCGTAAAAACGGACATCAAAGCCTACGATTGGGCGCGGGAAGCCGTGAACCGTGGCGCAGGTGAAATACTGCTAACCTCCATGAATAACGACGGAACAAAGAAAGGTTTCGCACTGGATATTACCGGTAAGTTGTCGCAAAACCTGAATGTGCCTGTTATCGCTTCCGGCGGTGCAGGTAATATGGAACATTTTGTGGACGTCTTTGAAAATGCACAGGCCGATGCGGCGCTGGCAGCCAGTATCTTCCATTATAAAGAAATAGAAATACCTGCGCTCAAAACCTTCCTTTATCAGAAAGGGGTGAACGTAAGATTTTAG
- the hisA gene encoding 1-(5-phosphoribosyl)-5-[(5-phosphoribosylamino)methylideneamino]imidazole-4-carboxamide isomerase, with product MNIRKISVDDTLQLRRDVLYPNWELSAVKLDHDVDGLHFGVFESGQLVTVVSLFLGRQEAQFRKLATTPAAQGKGYGKAVLSHLIDICKKEKIKLLWCNARDTAVSFYDKLGYTRKGDYFIKDGISFIRMELPLEQHNMKARSFEIIPAIDIIDGKCVRLTQGDYNQQKVYNEHPLEVAKEFEALGVRRLHLVDLDGAKKGAVVNWKVLENIVGKTTLVTDFGGGIKTDKDLDIVFECGAALATIGSVAVKSPELFFSWVKRYGAAKIFLGADVKEEKIAVGGWLETTELSVFDFLESNIAQGVNNIFCTDIAKDGLLQGPSMDLYKKIIARFSDINFVASGGVSNIEDVAALQEIGCSGAIIGKAIYEGNISMAELKSFL from the coding sequence ATGAATATCAGGAAGATCAGTGTAGACGATACCCTGCAACTACGCAGGGACGTTTTATATCCGAATTGGGAGTTGTCTGCTGTAAAACTGGACCATGATGTAGATGGCCTGCACTTCGGCGTATTTGAAAGCGGACAGCTGGTAACAGTGGTATCACTTTTTTTAGGCCGCCAGGAGGCACAGTTTCGTAAACTGGCTACCACACCGGCTGCGCAGGGAAAAGGATATGGCAAGGCGGTGTTGTCTCACCTGATTGACATCTGCAAAAAAGAAAAAATAAAACTCCTGTGGTGTAATGCCCGCGATACGGCTGTGAGCTTTTACGACAAACTGGGTTACACCCGCAAAGGGGATTACTTTATAAAAGACGGCATCTCCTTTATCAGAATGGAGCTGCCGCTGGAACAACATAATATGAAGGCCAGATCTTTCGAAATAATACCTGCTATTGATATCATTGATGGCAAATGTGTGCGCCTGACGCAAGGCGACTATAACCAGCAAAAAGTATACAACGAGCATCCGCTGGAAGTAGCCAAGGAATTTGAGGCGCTGGGCGTTCGCCGCCTGCACCTGGTAGACCTGGATGGCGCCAAAAAAGGTGCTGTGGTGAACTGGAAGGTGCTGGAGAATATTGTTGGCAAAACAACCCTGGTCACTGATTTTGGTGGCGGTATCAAAACGGATAAAGACCTGGATATCGTATTTGAGTGCGGTGCGGCTTTAGCCACCATCGGGAGTGTAGCGGTAAAGTCACCGGAGCTGTTCTTTAGTTGGGTGAAACGCTACGGCGCTGCTAAAATATTCCTGGGCGCCGATGTAAAAGAAGAAAAGATTGCGGTAGGCGGTTGGCTGGAAACCACGGAGCTGTCTGTTTTTGATTTCCTGGAAAGCAATATTGCGCAAGGGGTGAATAACATTTTTTGTACAGATATTGCGAAAGACGGCCTGTTACAGGGACCTTCCATGGATCTCTACAAAAAGATTATTGCCCGCTTCAGCGATATTAACTTTGTAGCCAGCGGTGGGGTAAGCAACATTGAAGATGTAGCAGCCCTGCAGGAAATAGGCTGTAGTGGCGCTATTATCGGGAAGGCTATCTACGAAGGAAACATCTCGATGGCAGAATTAAAATCATTCCTGTAA
- the hisH gene encoding imidazole glycerol phosphate synthase subunit HisH, whose amino-acid sequence MKTVIIKYNAGNIRSVQFALERLGVTGIVTDDPAEIMSADKVIFPGVGEASTAMRYLKERKLDQLITSLQQPVLGICLGMQLLCRYSEENDTGCLGVFDVDVKRFQSPVENLLKIPQIGWNNIAGLHSVMFEHVPENTYMYFVHSYYAALGADTVAITNYVINYSAALQKDNFYAVQFHPEKSAEGGARIIENFLNL is encoded by the coding sequence ATGAAAACAGTCATTATTAAATATAACGCCGGCAATATCCGCTCCGTTCAGTTTGCACTGGAGCGTTTAGGCGTTACCGGTATAGTAACAGACGATCCCGCAGAGATCATGTCTGCCGATAAGGTGATCTTTCCCGGTGTAGGCGAGGCCAGCACGGCCATGCGCTACCTGAAGGAAAGGAAACTGGATCAGCTCATTACCAGTCTGCAACAGCCAGTACTGGGCATCTGCCTGGGTATGCAGCTGTTATGCCGTTATTCTGAGGAGAATGACACCGGTTGCCTGGGTGTTTTTGATGTAGACGTAAAACGCTTTCAGTCGCCGGTAGAAAATCTGTTGAAAATACCACAGATAGGCTGGAATAATATCGCCGGGCTGCACAGCGTAATGTTTGAGCATGTGCCCGAAAATACCTACATGTATTTCGTGCACAGTTATTACGCTGCATTGGGTGCTGATACCGTGGCGATCACCAACTACGTGATCAATTACAGCGCCGCCCTGCAGAAGGATAATTTTTATGCGGTACAGTTTCACCCGGAGAAATCCGCTGAAGGAGGCGCCCGCATCATCGAAAATTTTTTGAATTTATAA
- the trpA gene encoding tryptophan synthase subunit alpha — translation MQNRIDQLFANKQHGILNIYCTAGFPQLNDTLPIMTALQQHGADLIELGMPFSDPLADGPVIQESSMKALQNGMSIHTLFEQLAGFRERIHVPVILMGYLNPVLLYGVEEFVKKCAETGVDGVILPDLPMAEFEADYKTVFEKYNVHLIFLVTPETSEARIRKIDSLSKGFLYAVSSSSTTGKDKDMGNQQDYFERLQQLKLTNPVLIGFGIKDKATFDTASKYASGAIIGTAFIKAIENSKDLDGTVQTFIKSIK, via the coding sequence ATGCAAAATCGTATTGATCAACTGTTTGCCAATAAGCAACACGGCATTTTAAATATATATTGTACGGCAGGTTTTCCGCAGTTAAATGATACCCTGCCTATCATGACTGCTTTGCAGCAACATGGTGCGGACCTGATAGAACTGGGTATGCCCTTCTCTGATCCGCTGGCAGATGGTCCTGTGATCCAGGAAAGCAGCATGAAAGCATTGCAGAACGGGATGAGCATTCATACCCTGTTTGAACAACTGGCCGGCTTCAGAGAACGTATACACGTACCCGTTATCCTGATGGGTTATCTCAATCCTGTTTTGTTATATGGTGTGGAAGAATTTGTGAAGAAGTGCGCCGAAACAGGTGTAGACGGCGTTATTCTGCCTGATTTACCCATGGCGGAATTTGAAGCGGACTACAAAACAGTGTTTGAAAAATATAATGTACACCTCATTTTCCTGGTTACACCGGAAACAAGTGAAGCGCGTATCCGGAAAATAGACAGCCTGAGCAAAGGCTTCCTGTATGCCGTATCCTCTTCTTCCACTACGGGAAAAGACAAGGATATGGGTAATCAGCAGGACTACTTTGAACGGCTGCAACAGCTCAAACTAACCAACCCGGTATTAATTGGGTTTGGTATAAAGGATAAAGCTACTTTTGATACAGCATCGAAGTATGCCAGTGGCGCTATCATTGGTACAGCTTTTATTAAGGCGATAGAGAACAGTAAGGATCTTGATGGAACGGTTCAAACGTTTATTAAATCCATTAAATAA
- the trpB gene encoding tryptophan synthase subunit beta — MDIAIDTGNSRYQVDKNGYYGRFGGAYIPEMLYPNVEELQRKYLEILREPAFQQEFEALLRDYVGRPSPLYFAKRLSEKYNAQIYLKREDLNHTGAHKINNTIGQILLAQRLGKKRIIAETGAGQHGVATATVCALMGLECVVYMGSIDIERQAPNVARMKMLGATVVPATSGSKTLKDATNEAIRDWINNPVDTHYILGTAAGPHPYPDMVSRFQSVISEEIKKQLLEKTGRANPDYVVACIGGGSNAAGAYFHYLDEEDVKLVAVEAGGKGVHSGFSAATTQLGKIGIIHASKTLLMQTADGQIVEPHSISAGLDYPGIGPMHANLYETGRAQFLSATDEEALAAAYELSKLEGIIPAMESAHALAKLKDLPFNADDVVVVCLSGRGDKDLDTYIRHLNK, encoded by the coding sequence ATGGATATTGCAATAGATACAGGCAACTCCAGGTATCAGGTGGATAAAAATGGTTATTACGGCAGGTTTGGTGGTGCATACATCCCGGAAATGCTTTATCCCAATGTGGAGGAGCTGCAACGGAAGTATCTTGAAATACTGCGCGAGCCGGCCTTTCAACAGGAGTTTGAAGCACTGCTGCGTGATTATGTAGGTCGCCCTTCTCCCTTATACTTTGCTAAACGGTTGTCTGAGAAATACAATGCACAGATTTACCTGAAGCGGGAAGATCTTAACCACACCGGCGCACATAAGATCAACAATACTATCGGTCAGATCCTGCTGGCACAACGCCTGGGCAAGAAACGCATCATTGCGGAAACCGGCGCGGGGCAGCATGGCGTAGCTACCGCTACTGTTTGCGCCCTCATGGGTCTGGAATGTGTGGTGTATATGGGTAGCATTGATATTGAAAGACAAGCGCCGAACGTAGCCCGCATGAAAATGCTCGGTGCTACCGTGGTGCCTGCCACCAGTGGCAGCAAAACCCTGAAAGATGCTACCAACGAAGCTATCCGTGACTGGATCAATAACCCGGTAGATACACATTATATCCTCGGTACAGCAGCAGGCCCGCATCCTTACCCGGATATGGTGTCGCGCTTTCAGTCTGTGATCAGCGAAGAAATAAAGAAGCAATTGCTGGAAAAAACGGGTCGTGCAAATCCTGATTATGTGGTAGCCTGTATCGGTGGCGGTAGTAACGCTGCCGGCGCTTACTTCCATTACCTCGATGAGGAAGACGTGAAACTGGTGGCCGTAGAAGCCGGTGGAAAGGGCGTACACAGCGGGTTTTCCGCTGCTACCACGCAGCTGGGCAAAATCGGGATCATCCATGCCAGCAAAACATTGCTTATGCAAACAGCCGACGGACAGATAGTAGAACCACATTCCATTTCAGCAGGACTGGATTACCCGGGTATAGGCCCCATGCATGCTAACCTGTATGAAACCGGTCGCGCCCAGTTCCTGAGTGCCACCGATGAGGAAGCACTGGCAGCTGCCTATGAGCTGAGTAAACTGGAAGGTATCATTCCTGCTATGGAATCTGCGCACGCACTGGCCAAACTGAAAGACTTGCCTTTCAACGCTGATGACGTGGTGGTAGTATGCCTTTCCGGCCGTGGCGACAAAGACCTGGATACCTATATCCGTCACCTGAATAAATAA
- a CDS encoding phosphoribosylanthranilate isomerase: MRIKVCGITRVNDLQALVDNKVDYAGFIFYERSPRFAANKIDARTVRETTGIKKVGVFVNAPLEQVQRTVTDYALDLVQLHGDETPEFCATIRKSVPVIKAFRIGDNVNWKMELAPYVPVTDYFLFDTASEKGYGGTGESFNWELLAQYPFDHPFLLSGGITPEMAEQINGLQLPALFAVDVNSKFEDSPGVKNIKKVALFVSAVH, encoded by the coding sequence ATGCGTATTAAAGTTTGCGGTATCACAAGAGTAAATGATTTGCAGGCCCTGGTAGATAACAAGGTAGATTACGCCGGTTTTATCTTTTATGAGAGATCACCGCGTTTTGCTGCCAATAAAATAGATGCCAGAACAGTACGCGAAACAACCGGTATAAAAAAAGTAGGCGTTTTTGTAAATGCGCCGCTGGAGCAGGTGCAACGCACGGTTACGGATTATGCGCTGGACCTCGTACAATTACATGGTGATGAAACACCGGAATTTTGTGCCACCATTCGTAAGTCTGTTCCGGTGATCAAAGCATTTCGTATAGGCGATAACGTTAACTGGAAAATGGAACTGGCGCCTTATGTGCCGGTAACCGATTATTTCCTCTTCGATACCGCCTCCGAAAAAGGCTATGGCGGCACCGGCGAAAGTTTCAACTGGGAACTCTTGGCGCAATATCCTTTTGATCATCCATTCCTGCTAAGTGGGGGTATCACTCCTGAAATGGCGGAACAGATCAATGGATTACAACTGCCTGCTTTATTTGCAGTAGATGTGAACAGTAAGTTTGAAGACAGTCCCGGTGTAAAGAACATCAAAAAGGTTGCTCTTTTTGTGAGCGCCGTCCATTAA
- the trpC gene encoding indole-3-glycerol phosphate synthase TrpC has product MKNILAEIVAHKHIEVAARKLQRNAQELQQTSMFARETLSLCNFLQQPDKTGIIAEFKRRSPSKGLINGDVTVQQVTTAYTRYGASGLSVLTDEKYFGGSSDDLQQARSFNQIPILRKDFVIDEYQILEAKAIGADVILLIAECLEAAEVAHLAAFAHNLGLEVLLEVHSEAQLEKVTAHTHLVGVNNRDLTTFQVDFNRSCELAPKIPADKVKVAESGINDPAAIVTLKAAGFQGFLIGEHFMKQEDPARAFENFVQTLNTLQAK; this is encoded by the coding sequence ATGAAAAATATATTAGCAGAAATAGTTGCACATAAACACATAGAAGTAGCCGCGCGCAAACTACAGCGCAACGCACAGGAATTGCAGCAGACATCGATGTTTGCCCGTGAAACTTTATCATTGTGCAACTTCCTGCAACAGCCCGATAAAACAGGTATCATCGCGGAGTTTAAACGCCGCTCACCCTCCAAAGGGCTGATCAATGGCGATGTAACCGTGCAACAGGTAACGACAGCGTATACACGCTACGGTGCTTCCGGACTATCTGTTTTAACAGACGAGAAATATTTCGGAGGATCTTCGGATGACCTGCAACAGGCACGCAGCTTTAATCAGATCCCTATCCTGCGCAAGGATTTTGTGATAGATGAATACCAGATCCTCGAAGCCAAAGCCATTGGCGCCGATGTGATCCTGCTCATTGCGGAATGCCTGGAAGCCGCAGAGGTAGCACACCTCGCCGCTTTTGCGCACAACCTCGGACTGGAAGTATTGCTGGAAGTACACAGCGAAGCACAGCTGGAAAAGGTAACCGCGCATACCCACCTGGTGGGTGTAAACAACCGCGACCTGACCACTTTCCAGGTAGACTTTAACCGCTCCTGTGAACTGGCGCCCAAAATTCCGGCTGATAAAGTGAAGGTAGCAGAAAGCGGGATCAACGATCCTGCAGCTATTGTAACGCTGAAAGCCGCCGGGTTCCAGGGGTTTCTGATAGGTGAGCATTTTATGAAACAGGAAGATCCTGCCCGTGCATTCGAAAATTTTGTACAAACGCTCAACACTTTGCAGGCTAAATAA
- the trpD gene encoding anthranilate phosphoribosyltransferase, translated as MKKILNYLFEHKSFSREAAKDILINISKGVFNDSELAAFMTVYLMRSITINELLGFRDALLELCVPVNLNGYNVLDIVGTGGDAKNTFNISTLSCFVVAGAGGKVAKHGNYGVSSISGASNLMELVGYKFKADEGKLKTELEESGLCFLHAPLFHPALRHVAGVRRQLGVRTFFNMLGPLVNPALAQHQLIGVYSLEMARVYNYLFQQTDKQFVIVHSLDGYDEISLTADTKIITNKGERDWTPEQLGKRKVHPEDIYGGNSVEEAAKIFMKILKGEGTWAQNSVVFANAAMGLHSLGNYNTYDDAFNAAVASLESGNAYKAFKKLIELQ; from the coding sequence ATGAAAAAGATTCTTAATTACCTCTTCGAACATAAATCATTCAGCCGCGAAGCTGCTAAGGATATCCTGATCAACATCTCCAAAGGTGTATTTAATGATAGTGAGCTGGCCGCTTTTATGACGGTCTATCTCATGCGCAGCATTACGATCAACGAATTACTCGGTTTCCGGGATGCGCTCCTGGAGCTGTGCGTACCTGTAAACCTCAACGGTTACAACGTACTGGACATCGTAGGTACCGGCGGGGATGCAAAAAATACCTTTAATATTTCTACCTTGTCGTGCTTTGTGGTAGCAGGTGCAGGCGGAAAAGTCGCCAAACACGGTAACTATGGGGTGTCTTCCATCAGCGGAGCCTCCAACCTGATGGAACTGGTAGGCTATAAATTTAAGGCAGATGAAGGCAAACTGAAAACAGAACTGGAAGAATCCGGTCTTTGTTTCCTCCATGCGCCGCTGTTTCACCCTGCCCTCCGGCATGTAGCCGGTGTGCGCCGGCAGTTGGGTGTACGCACGTTCTTTAACATGCTCGGCCCCCTGGTAAACCCGGCCCTGGCTCAACACCAGCTGATCGGAGTTTACAGCCTGGAAATGGCACGGGTGTATAACTACCTGTTCCAGCAAACAGACAAGCAGTTCGTGATTGTTCACAGCCTGGATGGCTACGATGAAATATCACTGACAGCCGATACCAAAATTATCACCAACAAAGGCGAACGCGACTGGACACCGGAACAACTGGGCAAACGTAAAGTACATCCGGAAGATATCTACGGCGGTAACTCCGTAGAGGAAGCCGCAAAGATCTTTATGAAGATCCTGAAAGGGGAAGGTACCTGGGCGCAGAACTCCGTGGTATTTGCCAACGCAGCCATGGGATTGCATAGTCTGGGTAACTATAATACCTACGACGATGCATTCAATGCCGCAGTAGCATCCCTGGAATCTGGTAATGCATACAAGGCATTTAAGAAACTGATTGAATTACAATAA
- a CDS encoding aminodeoxychorismate/anthranilate synthase component II: MNILVFDNYDSFTYNLVHLVEKIIDGKVTVVRNDDIPLEKVNDFDKIILSPGPGIPEEAGLLLPLIKAYAPTKSIFGVCLGLQAIGQAFGASLTNLKEVYHGVATNVKVIADDGRLFKNMPRELQAGRYHSWVIDKTTLPSELILTAEDDDGFIMALQHNKYDVSGVQFHPESVLTPTGEQILRNWLEM; this comes from the coding sequence ATGAACATCCTGGTTTTTGATAATTACGACTCCTTTACATACAACCTCGTACACCTCGTTGAAAAGATCATCGATGGAAAAGTTACCGTTGTACGCAACGACGATATTCCTTTGGAGAAAGTGAATGACTTCGATAAAATAATTTTATCTCCCGGTCCGGGTATCCCGGAAGAAGCCGGCTTATTACTGCCGCTCATCAAAGCATATGCACCCACCAAATCCATCTTCGGCGTATGTCTTGGATTACAGGCCATAGGCCAGGCTTTTGGCGCCTCGCTCACCAACCTGAAAGAAGTGTATCACGGCGTGGCAACCAATGTAAAAGTGATAGCCGACGATGGTCGTCTCTTTAAAAATATGCCCCGCGAATTACAGGCCGGCCGTTATCACTCCTGGGTGATAGACAAAACAACCTTACCATCGGAATTAATACTTACCGCAGAAGATGATGATGGTTTTATTATGGCATTACAACATAATAAATATGATGTAAGTGGGGTACAGTTTCACCCGGAAAGCGTGCTTACACCAACAGGAGAGCAGATTTTGAGAAACTGGCTGGAGATGTAA